From the genome of Synergistetes bacterium HGW-Synergistetes-1, one region includes:
- the lon gene encoding endopeptidase La yields the protein MHIHPVVPVRDMVVFPGVIAPLFVGRPRSARALEEANARGHLVFITAQKNSMIDNPEPDDLNTTGTLCKVLQTVRMPDGTIKAVLEGGWRCRAVHFISGDSFLEAEIEKIPSTNTAHTNQAEALRRAVLSEFESYVKLNLKLPDEVTHSAENIGDIDLFADIVASHSLIKHEDKQRLLETPDLIERLRMLLAVLMRENEFLKMEHDIQEKVRNEMDKGQKQYYLREQLKIIQQELGDDSPLSEIEELRARTEKTEMPDEARDKVMRELDRYARMAPISPEATVARTYIEWLLDIPWNICSEDHLNLKDARKVLEEDHYGLEEVKERILEFLAVRKLAADNMRAQVLCFVGPPGVGKTSLGRSIARTMGRKFVNMSLGGMRDEAEIRGHRRTYVGALPGRIIQKIKAAGTNNPVLLMDEIDKIGNDFRGDPAAALLEVLDPEQNCSFTDNFLEISFDLSKVMFITTANSTGTIPKPLLDRMEIIPLPGYVAEEKVKIAKKHLLPRILKEHGLTKKDLTIPDVTVRNIITAYTMEAGVRNLDRQLSKIARKVAAEIANSSTSEENKKTISVTNDLMKKMLGAPKLHTTKIPKEDPLGTALGLAWTESGGSVILIESAVMEGNGNVSYTGNLGDIMQESAQTALAYLRSNASSFGLENFDWKKKDIHIHVPEGAVPKDGPSAGITLALSLCSALTGRRVDVSYAMTGEMTLHGDVLPIGGIREKMLAAKRLGIKKLILPEDNKSDVGELGDWIKTGMKIHYVSKITGVFQLALK from the coding sequence ATGCACATCCATCCTGTCGTCCCTGTAAGAGATATGGTAGTTTTCCCAGGGGTCATAGCTCCTCTCTTCGTGGGAAGACCACGTTCTGCGCGGGCGCTTGAAGAGGCGAATGCAAGGGGACACCTAGTTTTTATCACAGCTCAGAAAAATTCTATGATAGATAACCCAGAACCTGATGACCTCAACACAACAGGAACACTCTGCAAGGTACTCCAGACTGTGCGCATGCCTGACGGCACCATAAAGGCTGTGCTTGAGGGAGGATGGAGGTGCAGGGCGGTACACTTTATATCAGGAGACAGTTTTCTTGAGGCAGAAATTGAGAAGATTCCTTCTACTAATACGGCCCACACAAACCAGGCAGAAGCTCTGCGCAGGGCAGTACTTTCTGAGTTTGAATCATACGTGAAACTGAACCTTAAGCTGCCTGACGAAGTGACCCATTCGGCAGAAAATATTGGCGACATTGACCTGTTCGCTGATATCGTCGCATCTCACAGCCTTATTAAACATGAAGACAAACAAAGACTCCTGGAGACCCCAGACCTTATCGAGCGCCTCCGCATGCTGCTTGCTGTACTTATGAGGGAAAACGAATTCCTCAAAATGGAGCATGACATTCAGGAAAAGGTAAGAAATGAGATGGACAAGGGGCAGAAGCAGTACTACCTGAGAGAGCAGCTAAAGATTATCCAGCAGGAGCTGGGCGACGACAGCCCCCTTTCAGAGATTGAGGAGCTGCGGGCCAGGACAGAGAAGACCGAGATGCCGGATGAAGCCAGAGATAAAGTAATGCGTGAACTGGACCGGTATGCAAGGATGGCGCCCATTTCACCTGAAGCAACTGTCGCAAGGACATATATAGAATGGCTTCTGGACATTCCATGGAACATCTGTTCCGAAGACCATCTCAATCTGAAAGATGCCCGCAAGGTACTGGAAGAAGACCATTACGGCCTCGAAGAGGTAAAGGAACGCATTCTTGAATTCCTGGCCGTGAGGAAGCTTGCAGCAGACAATATGAGGGCCCAGGTACTCTGCTTTGTCGGACCTCCCGGAGTCGGAAAAACCTCTCTGGGAAGATCCATTGCAAGGACGATGGGAAGAAAATTTGTAAACATGTCTCTCGGAGGAATGCGTGATGAAGCTGAGATACGCGGCCATAGAAGGACCTATGTCGGAGCTCTTCCCGGAAGGATAATACAGAAGATCAAAGCAGCTGGGACCAACAACCCCGTACTCCTGATGGACGAGATAGACAAAATAGGCAATGATTTCAGGGGCGATCCTGCAGCAGCACTGCTTGAGGTACTCGACCCGGAACAGAACTGCAGTTTCACCGATAATTTTCTTGAGATATCCTTTGACCTGAGCAAGGTCATGTTCATAACAACTGCAAACAGCACAGGCACAATACCCAAGCCGCTGCTTGACAGGATGGAGATCATCCCTCTGCCCGGCTACGTTGCCGAGGAGAAGGTCAAGATCGCGAAAAAACACCTTCTGCCCAGGATTCTGAAGGAACACGGCCTTACAAAAAAGGATCTTACTATCCCCGACGTTACCGTAAGGAATATCATAACTGCATACACAATGGAAGCAGGCGTAAGGAACCTTGACAGACAGCTTTCCAAGATAGCAAGGAAAGTAGCAGCAGAAATAGCAAATTCTTCGACCTCAGAAGAAAATAAAAAAACCATAAGCGTAACAAATGATCTTATGAAGAAAATGCTTGGTGCGCCAAAACTCCATACGACAAAGATACCAAAGGAAGATCCCCTGGGGACGGCTCTTGGCCTTGCCTGGACTGAATCAGGCGGTTCTGTCATCCTTATTGAATCAGCTGTTATGGAGGGCAACGGAAACGTATCCTACACGGGAAACCTTGGAGATATTATGCAGGAATCTGCTCAGACAGCTCTTGCCTATTTGAGATCCAACGCTTCATCTTTCGGCCTTGAAAACTTTGACTGGAAGAAAAAAGACATCCATATACATGTCCCTGAAGGCGCAGTACCCAAAGACGGACCGTCCGCGGGCATAACACTTGCCCTTTCGCTCTGTTCCGCACTTACCGGCAGGAGAGTGGACGTCTCCTATGCGATGACCGGTGAGATGACTCTTCACGGAGACGTGCTGCCTATCGGTGGAATCAGAGAAAAAATGCTTGCCGCCAAGAGACTTGGCATTAAAAAGCTTATACTGCCCGAAGATAACAAATCAGATGTAGGGGAGCTTGGCGATTGGATCAAGACAGGCATGAAGATACATTACGTATCTAAGATAACCGGCGTTTTCCAACTGGCGCTGAAGTAA
- a CDS encoding ribosome biogenesis GTP-binding protein YsxC yields MTAWKSELYCTAFTKDQIPAPEKNEIVVVGRSNVGKSTLINSLLERKIAKVSSKPGKTRSINFYKVSAGEDDFTLVDIPGYGYAARGLDERRTWWRLIEDYFNSDRPISYVIHLMDFRHGPLANDNELTGWLDGMDMPRLVVFTKGDKISPGKRKGLYQQYMRAGLDSILPPFITSGTNDREMQALREGIKNIIKEIAKMDLAAAKKAKK; encoded by the coding sequence ATGACAGCCTGGAAATCAGAGCTTTACTGCACTGCCTTTACCAAGGATCAGATACCTGCCCCTGAGAAGAATGAGATCGTTGTTGTCGGCCGTTCTAACGTTGGCAAGTCGACCCTTATAAATTCACTTCTTGAAAGAAAAATAGCCAAAGTAAGCTCTAAACCAGGAAAGACGAGAAGCATAAACTTTTACAAAGTCTCAGCCGGGGAAGACGATTTCACATTGGTCGACATCCCGGGTTACGGTTATGCCGCCAGGGGGCTTGATGAACGCAGGACATGGTGGAGGCTCATAGAGGACTATTTCAATTCTGACAGGCCAATAAGCTACGTCATACACCTTATGGATTTCAGGCACGGCCCGCTTGCCAATGACAACGAACTTACAGGCTGGCTGGATGGGATGGACATGCCAAGACTTGTTGTTTTCACAAAAGGGGATAAAATATCTCCCGGGAAAAGAAAAGGCCTTTACCAGCAGTACATGCGGGCAGGCCTTGACTCGATACTGCCTCCCTTTATAACTTCAGGGACAAATGACAGAGAAATGCAAGCCCTCAGGGAAGGTATCAAAAATATCATCAAAGAGATCGCTAAAATGGACCTTGCAGCAGCAAAAAAAGCAAAAAAGTGA
- a CDS encoding valine--tRNA ligase yields MESEKTVLGKGYEPAPIEDKWYMRWVEEGLFKADPSSSKPHYSIVIPPPNVTGSLHVGHALDNTLQDILCRTKRMQGFEVLWLPGTDHAGIATQNVVERSLAAKGISRHDLGREEFVSRVWEWKEEYGSTIINQLKKLGASCDWDRERFTMDEGLSVAVRKIFVDLYKKDLIYRGKYLINWCPRCHTALSDLEVEHEDKDGKFYEVAYKFADGDGCLKVMTTRPETILGDTAIAIHPRDEKNRHLVGKNVIVPIVGRVIPVIEDNMVDPEFGSGCVKITPAHDPNDFLVGQRHGLEQIQVIDDNGIMCGEESGRYAGMDRFEARKAIVEDLKNDGSLIGIEDIKHSVGECYRCHTVIEPYLSEQWFVRAKPLAEAGVASVKAGNIRFVPDQWTNVYYQWMENIRDWCISRQLWWGHRIPAWYCDKCGEIIVETEEPKSCPKCGNTELRQDEDVLDTWFSSALWPFSTMGWPEETDLLKKFYPTSVLVTGFDIIFFWVARMIMFGLEGMKGEVPFHDVYIHALVRDEKGQKMSKSKGNVIDPLTIVREYGADALRFTIAALTVQGRDIFLSTERIATYRLFMNKLWNASRFALMNLEDAEAGMKWKDNELRLHDKWILNRISQVSTEMTRLIDGYFFGESARLMYDFVWGELCDWYLELSKPALRGEEGEARRKTTQAVLLAVFEDVLKLLHPYIPFVTEELWQAFPFGNGIIERTEWPGPRIEKIDEDVINEMDLVREVIRSVRNLRAEAHIAPQQVIPRAVLSVHNDEKLVLIRSSESQITLLTKVERIEIMDREAKKPQKSLASVLDDVQVYLPVGDLLDVEKEIQRLNNDLSKIEKDIEKGLAKLANPQFVERAPEEVILKEKASLSDNEAKRDRIRENLSSLND; encoded by the coding sequence ATGGAATCCGAGAAAACCGTGTTAGGCAAAGGTTACGAACCAGCACCGATTGAAGACAAGTGGTACATGAGATGGGTAGAAGAGGGGCTCTTTAAAGCTGACCCATCTTCTTCAAAACCGCATTACTCAATAGTTATCCCTCCTCCCAACGTAACTGGCTCCCTGCATGTAGGGCATGCACTGGACAACACGCTGCAGGACATTCTTTGCAGGACCAAAAGGATGCAGGGTTTCGAGGTGCTTTGGCTCCCTGGAACAGACCACGCCGGTATCGCTACTCAGAACGTAGTTGAACGCTCTCTTGCAGCGAAAGGTATATCACGCCACGATCTGGGGCGTGAGGAGTTCGTATCAAGGGTGTGGGAATGGAAAGAGGAGTACGGAAGCACGATAATCAACCAGCTGAAAAAACTCGGAGCTTCATGCGACTGGGACAGGGAACGTTTTACGATGGACGAAGGACTGTCCGTAGCTGTCCGAAAAATTTTTGTCGATCTTTATAAAAAGGATCTCATCTACAGGGGAAAATATCTTATCAACTGGTGTCCGAGATGCCACACCGCACTCTCAGACCTCGAAGTCGAGCATGAGGACAAGGACGGCAAATTCTATGAGGTAGCTTACAAATTCGCAGACGGAGACGGATGCCTTAAGGTAATGACGACCCGACCCGAGACTATCCTCGGAGATACCGCAATAGCAATACATCCAAGGGATGAGAAGAACCGCCATCTTGTCGGTAAAAATGTGATCGTGCCGATCGTAGGCAGAGTGATCCCTGTGATCGAAGACAACATGGTCGACCCTGAGTTTGGATCAGGCTGTGTAAAGATCACCCCTGCCCACGACCCCAACGATTTCCTGGTCGGACAGAGGCATGGACTTGAACAGATACAAGTGATCGACGACAACGGCATCATGTGCGGAGAAGAATCAGGCAGATATGCAGGCATGGACCGCTTCGAAGCAAGAAAGGCCATAGTTGAGGACCTCAAGAACGACGGTTCCCTCATAGGGATAGAAGATATTAAACATTCTGTTGGCGAATGCTACCGCTGCCACACCGTTATCGAGCCATATCTTTCAGAACAGTGGTTCGTAAGGGCCAAGCCCCTTGCAGAGGCTGGAGTCGCCTCGGTCAAAGCCGGAAATATCCGTTTCGTGCCTGATCAGTGGACCAACGTCTATTATCAATGGATGGAAAACATCAGGGACTGGTGCATTTCAAGGCAGCTTTGGTGGGGACACAGGATCCCGGCATGGTACTGCGACAAGTGCGGCGAGATCATAGTTGAAACAGAGGAACCCAAATCATGCCCGAAGTGCGGCAATACCGAACTCAGGCAGGACGAGGACGTCCTTGATACATGGTTCTCCAGCGCCCTTTGGCCCTTCTCAACAATGGGATGGCCGGAAGAGACCGATCTGCTTAAGAAGTTCTATCCGACATCAGTACTCGTAACAGGGTTCGACATCATTTTTTTCTGGGTGGCCAGGATGATAATGTTCGGACTTGAGGGCATGAAGGGAGAAGTTCCCTTTCATGACGTATATATCCACGCCCTGGTCCGTGATGAAAAAGGACAGAAGATGAGCAAGTCCAAGGGCAATGTTATCGACCCTCTGACGATAGTCCGGGAATACGGTGCAGACGCACTGAGGTTCACGATCGCAGCGCTTACAGTACAGGGCCGTGACATATTCCTCTCTACAGAAAGGATCGCAACCTACAGGCTCTTCATGAACAAGCTCTGGAACGCGAGCCGCTTTGCCTTGATGAACCTTGAGGACGCTGAGGCCGGAATGAAATGGAAGGACAATGAGCTCCGGCTGCACGACAAATGGATACTCAACAGAATATCACAGGTCTCAACTGAGATGACCCGACTCATTGACGGTTATTTCTTCGGGGAATCCGCCAGACTCATGTATGATTTCGTCTGGGGTGAACTCTGCGACTGGTATCTGGAACTTTCCAAGCCCGCGCTCAGAGGGGAAGAGGGCGAGGCCAGGAGAAAGACGACCCAGGCTGTCCTGCTTGCTGTATTCGAAGACGTTCTGAAGCTTCTGCATCCTTACATACCATTTGTCACAGAAGAACTGTGGCAGGCTTTCCCCTTCGGAAACGGGATAATCGAACGCACAGAATGGCCCGGTCCAAGGATCGAAAAGATAGATGAGGATGTCATTAACGAAATGGATCTGGTACGCGAGGTCATAAGGTCTGTAAGGAATCTCAGGGCTGAAGCGCACATTGCTCCTCAGCAGGTGATCCCCAGGGCGGTCCTCTCTGTTCACAACGACGAAAAATTGGTACTGATAAGATCGTCCGAATCTCAGATAACACTCCTCACCAAGGTCGAGAGGATAGAGATCATGGACAGGGAGGCGAAGAAACCGCAGAAGAGCCTTGCGTCCGTCCTCGACGACGTTCAGGTATATCTGCCCGTAGGAGACCTTCTTGACGTGGAAAAGGAGATCCAGCGCCTTAACAACGATCTTTCAAAGATCGAAAAGGACATCGAAAAGGGCTTGGCAAAACTTGCAAACCCGCAGTTCGTAGAGAGAGCGCCTGAAGAAGTCATATTGAAGGAAAAGGCCTCCCTTTCTGACAACGAGGCAAAGAGGGACAGGATCAGAGAAAACCTTTCAAGCCTTAACGACTGA